In Marinicauda algicola, one DNA window encodes the following:
- a CDS encoding copper-transporting P-type ATPase → MNTRHEAHACCGGAADSAPAGKYDTVPEGHSGTVYTCPMHPQVRQPRPGPCPLCGMALEPEGVVAGEEDQSELNDMRRRFWISAALTFPLFAYAMGDMLPGHPLHGLIDAALAQWIQLALATPVVLWGGWPFMVRAVQSVRTMNLNMFTLIGLGITVAYAFSVAATLAPDIFPDSFRDARGRVGVYFEAAAVITTLVLLGQVLELRARQATSGAIRALLELAPPKARRIAPDGSERDVGLDDLREGDRLRVRPGEKIPVDGEVIEGSSTIDESMITGEPMPVRKAPGDAVTGGTVNQTGGFVMRATRVGGDTLLSQIVKMVAEAQRSRAPIQRLADVVAGWFVPIVVVIAILSFLAWSLFGPEPAMAFALVNAVAVLIIACPCALGLATPMSIMVATGEGAKNGVLIRNAEALETLEKVDLIVVDKTGTLTQGRPELVSVETEPGVEATELLSLAASLERGSEHPLATAIVKGAEARGAAVSDVSGFRSVTGKGVSGTVRGRAVAIGNAAMMESLADVPSHLARRAEALRAEGQTVMFVAVDAKPAGLIGVADPIKQTTPEALEALHAAGIRVVMLTGDSRATAEAIGKRLGIDEIHADVLPQDKDRIVGELREKGHVVAMAGDGVNDAPALARADVGIAMGTGTDVAMESAGVTLVKGDLRGVAKAIRLSRATMANIRQNLFFAFVYNAAGVPVAAGVLYPVFGLLLSPMIAAAAMSLSSVSVIANALRLKRVKL, encoded by the coding sequence ATGAATACCCGACACGAGGCCCATGCCTGCTGCGGCGGCGCGGCGGATTCCGCACCGGCGGGCAAGTACGACACGGTGCCTGAAGGCCATTCCGGCACGGTCTATACCTGTCCCATGCACCCGCAGGTGCGCCAGCCCAGACCCGGGCCCTGCCCGCTGTGCGGCATGGCGCTCGAACCGGAGGGCGTGGTGGCCGGCGAGGAGGACCAGAGCGAGCTCAACGACATGAGACGGCGCTTCTGGATCAGCGCGGCGCTCACCTTTCCGCTCTTCGCCTACGCCATGGGCGACATGCTGCCGGGACATCCCCTGCACGGCCTGATCGACGCCGCGCTCGCCCAGTGGATCCAGCTCGCCCTGGCCACGCCCGTGGTGCTGTGGGGCGGCTGGCCCTTCATGGTGCGCGCCGTGCAGTCGGTCCGCACGATGAATCTCAACATGTTCACCCTGATCGGGCTCGGCATCACGGTGGCCTACGCGTTCAGCGTGGCCGCCACCCTCGCGCCGGACATCTTCCCGGACTCCTTCCGCGACGCGCGGGGCCGGGTCGGTGTCTATTTCGAGGCCGCCGCGGTGATCACGACGCTCGTGCTGCTCGGTCAGGTCCTGGAGCTGCGCGCGCGCCAGGCGACCTCGGGCGCGATCCGCGCCCTGCTCGAACTCGCCCCGCCGAAGGCCCGGCGCATCGCGCCGGACGGCAGCGAGCGCGATGTCGGCCTGGACGATCTCCGGGAGGGCGACCGGCTGCGCGTGCGGCCGGGCGAGAAGATCCCCGTGGACGGCGAGGTGATCGAGGGATCAAGCACGATCGACGAGTCCATGATCACCGGCGAGCCGATGCCGGTTCGCAAGGCGCCCGGCGACGCGGTCACCGGCGGCACGGTCAACCAGACCGGCGGCTTCGTCATGCGCGCCACGCGCGTCGGCGGGGACACGCTCCTGTCCCAGATCGTGAAGATGGTCGCCGAGGCGCAGAGGAGCCGCGCCCCGATCCAGCGCCTCGCCGACGTGGTGGCCGGCTGGTTCGTGCCGATCGTGGTGGTGATCGCGATTCTGTCCTTCCTCGCCTGGTCCCTCTTCGGCCCGGAGCCGGCGATGGCGTTCGCGCTCGTCAACGCCGTAGCGGTGCTGATCATCGCCTGCCCGTGCGCGCTCGGGCTGGCCACGCCGATGTCGATCATGGTCGCGACCGGGGAAGGCGCGAAGAACGGCGTGCTCATCAGGAATGCCGAGGCGCTCGAGACGCTGGAAAAGGTCGACCTCATCGTCGTCGACAAGACCGGCACGCTGACGCAGGGCCGGCCCGAACTCGTCAGTGTCGAGACCGAGCCGGGCGTCGAGGCGACCGAATTGCTGTCCCTTGCCGCCTCGCTGGAGCGCGGCAGCGAACACCCGCTCGCCACGGCCATCGTGAAGGGGGCCGAGGCCCGCGGCGCGGCAGTGTCCGACGTCTCCGGCTTCCGGTCCGTGACCGGCAAGGGCGTGTCCGGCACGGTCCGGGGCCGCGCGGTCGCGATCGGCAACGCCGCGATGATGGAAAGCCTTGCAGACGTGCCCTCTCACCTTGCCCGGCGCGCCGAGGCGCTGCGAGCCGAGGGCCAGACCGTGATGTTCGTGGCGGTCGACGCCAAGCCCGCCGGGCTCATCGGCGTCGCCGACCCGATCAAGCAGACCACGCCCGAAGCCCTGGAAGCCCTGCACGCCGCAGGCATACGCGTGGTCATGCTGACCGGCGACAGCCGCGCCACGGCCGAAGCGATCGGGAAGAGGCTCGGCATCGACGAGATCCATGCCGACGTGCTGCCCCAGGACAAGGACCGCATCGTCGGCGAGCTGCGCGAGAAGGGCCATGTCGTCGCCATGGCCGGGGACGGCGTCAACGACGCGCCCGCGCTGGCGCGCGCCGATGTCGGCATCGCGATGGGCACCGGCACCGACGTGGCTATGGAGAGCGCCGGGGTCACGCTGGTGAAGGGCGATCTTCGCGGCGTCGCCAAGGCGATCCGCCTGAGCCGGGCGACGATGGCCAATATCCGCCAGAACCTGTTCTTCGCCTTCGTCTACAACGCCGCCGGCGTGCCGGTCGCGGCGGGCGTTCTCTATCCGGTGTTCGGCCTGCTGCTGAGCCCGATGATCGCGGCGGCCGCGATGAGCCTCAGCTCGGTCTCGGTGATCGCCAACGCGCTGCGGCTGAAACGGGTGAAGCTGTAG
- the purC gene encoding phosphoribosylaminoimidazolesuccinocarboxamide synthase, whose product MSRRKKIYEGKAKILYEGPEPGTLVAHFKDDATAFNNKKHATLEGKGVLNNRISEFIMTHLNNIGVPTHFIRRLNMREQLVREVEIVPLEVVVRNVAAGSIAKRFGLEEGEPLPRSIVEFYYKNDALEDPMVSEEHITAFNWATTQDIDDMIALSLRVNDFMSGLFAGAGIRLIDFKLEFGRLYDQNDIPRLVLADEISPDSCRLWDMATNEKMDKDRFRRDLGNVTEAYAEVARRLGIMKESGQASDGPEAVK is encoded by the coding sequence ATGTCCCGCCGCAAGAAGATATACGAAGGCAAGGCGAAGATTCTCTATGAAGGGCCCGAGCCGGGCACGCTCGTCGCCCACTTCAAGGACGACGCGACCGCCTTCAACAACAAGAAGCACGCCACGCTCGAGGGCAAGGGGGTCCTGAACAACCGGATCTCCGAGTTCATCATGACGCACCTCAACAATATCGGGGTGCCGACCCACTTCATCCGCCGCCTGAACATGCGCGAGCAGCTGGTGCGCGAGGTCGAGATCGTGCCGCTGGAAGTCGTCGTGCGCAACGTCGCGGCCGGGTCGATCGCCAAGCGTTTCGGCCTTGAGGAAGGCGAGCCGCTGCCGCGCTCCATCGTCGAGTTCTATTACAAGAACGACGCGCTTGAGGACCCGATGGTCTCGGAAGAGCACATCACGGCGTTCAACTGGGCGACCACCCAGGACATCGACGACATGATCGCGCTGTCGCTGCGCGTGAACGACTTCATGAGCGGGCTGTTCGCCGGAGCGGGCATCCGCCTGATCGATTTCAAGCTGGAATTCGGCCGGCTCTACGACCAGAACGACATACCCCGCCTCGTGCTCGCCGACGAGATCAGCCCGGACTCCTGCCGGCTGTGGGACATGGCGACGAACGAGAAGATGGACAAGGACCGCTTCCGCCGCGATCTCGGCAATGTCACGGAGGCGTATGCCGAGGTGGCGCGCCGTCTCGGAATCATGAAGGAAAGCGGCCAGGCAAGCGACGGTCCGGAGGCAGTCAAATGA
- the purS gene encoding phosphoribosylformylglycinamidine synthase subunit PurS: MKARIHIYLKPGVLDPQGSAVAHSLNHLGFEEVTAARQGKLIELDLATADAEEAGARVKAMCDKLLANPVIENYDIELSA; the protein is encoded by the coding sequence ATGAAAGCGCGCATCCACATCTATCTCAAGCCCGGCGTTCTCGACCCGCAAGGCTCGGCCGTCGCCCACTCGCTGAACCATCTCGGGTTCGAGGAGGTCACCGCCGCGCGCCAGGGCAAGCTCATCGAGCTCGACCTGGCGACCGCCGATGCCGAGGAAGCGGGAGCCCGGGTCAAGGCGATGTGCGACAAGCTGCTCGCCAACCCGGTCATCGAAAACTACGACATCGAACTGAGCGCCTGA
- the purQ gene encoding phosphoribosylformylglycinamidine synthase subunit PurQ — protein sequence MKTAVIVFPGSNCDRDAADALQRVTGIPAEMVWHEDTTLPDGLDLVVVPGGFSYGDYLRSGAIAARSPIMRDVVKKAGDGTPVLGVCNGFQILIETGLLPGALMRNAGLRFVCERTPLSIETKNSMFTRAYGDTKEVVFPIAHHDGNYFADEDTLKELEDEGRVVFRYLNNPNGSIHDIAGIANKAGNVLGMMPHPERAVDETHGGTDGLGVFESLLGGQK from the coding sequence ATGAAAACCGCCGTCATCGTCTTTCCCGGGTCCAATTGCGACCGCGACGCCGCCGATGCGCTGCAGCGCGTCACCGGTATTCCCGCCGAAATGGTCTGGCACGAGGACACGACCCTGCCCGACGGGCTCGACCTCGTCGTCGTGCCGGGCGGCTTCTCCTATGGCGACTATCTGCGCTCCGGCGCGATCGCCGCGCGCTCGCCGATCATGCGCGACGTGGTCAAGAAGGCCGGTGACGGCACGCCGGTGCTCGGCGTGTGCAACGGCTTCCAGATCCTCATCGAGACAGGTCTCCTGCCGGGGGCGCTGATGCGCAATGCCGGCCTTCGCTTCGTGTGCGAAAGAACACCGCTCTCGATCGAGACGAAGAACTCGATGTTCACCCGCGCCTATGGCGACACGAAGGAAGTCGTGTTCCCGATCGCGCACCACGACGGCAATTACTTCGCGGACGAAGATACGCTGAAGGAACTCGAGGACGAGGGACGCGTGGTGTTCCGCTACCTGAACAATCCGAACGGCTCGATCCACGACATCGCGGGCATCGCCAACAAGGCCGGCAACGTGCTCGGCATGATGCCCCACCCCGAGCGCGCCGTCGACGAGACCCATGGCGGGACCGACGGTCTCGGCGTGTTCGAGAGCCTGCTGGGAGGCCAGAAATGA